The DNA window ACGGTGGAGTCGCCCGCCTCTGGCCATTAGAGAGAACGCAGGTGTAAGGCATTGACTTCACTTGTCAGACtcagaggttgccgcttgatGGGCTTTCAATATAAGGttacagttagcttagcttagcttagcttagcttagcacaaagactggaaccAGACAGAAagagctagcctggctctgtccaaaggcaaCAGTATCACCTACTAGCACCTCCAAAGCTCACTGATTAacttatattgtttgttttaaggCATTCAAAAACcaaagcataaaaacaaaaacctacAGTGAAACCACGTGTGtatggattaaaaaaatcatacattaatgttttaattagtAAGTGTTAAAGATGTTTGTAGGCAGATTTTCTTAACCTTGAacggagccaggctagctgtttccccgtctccagtcttaatgctaagctaagctaataaGCTGCTAGTTCCAGCGTCAACACAGTGAACATACAGATATGAGTGTGGTATCGATGTTCTCGTCAAACTCACGGCAAGACAGTAAAAAAAGCATAATTCAAACTACTTGATCAAATGTTTGACCATACGCTCACAGCAGTGTTTAATTATACTCAGTAGCATACAAACAAATGCAGATGAAACATTACTTTCCAGGCACAAAGCCAACTCAGTAAGAgggaatttaattttttttttttttttttttttttaaatttttgctAGGTGTGATTTACCTGTTTGTTAGACTCCGTGCTGTGCTGGCTGCTTCCTCCAGTTTCTGAGCCTGAAGCTCAGCCAACTGTTTCTCAAAAGAGAGTCTGGCCTCCGTCTCTGCTCTGGTCTTCTTCTCCAGCATCGCACTGCTCTGCTTGTCCCTCTGCTTGGTTTTAGTCAGACACAGAATCCTAAAGGAAGAGCATTAAACTCACTTTACataatgtcaaaaataaaaccatgaaTAAGTGGGGTTATTGCCACATCTAAATAGACTTGTTAGAGATTAACTTCAGAGTGCCTCAAAAACAGACAGAGGATGTTAAATGTGTTTCTCGTCAGCCTTGTAGTCACTGGAGAGCACCTTGCTTTAAAAACTGGAGTATGTCTTATCAGAACTGGCGGCGCTGATCAAAGCTGTGCATAACATGCTCATCGCAGACAAGATTTAAAGCCTCTGACTGCTGGATGTGGGTTTGACGTGTTACATGTGTTGATAGTTCATCTGCAATTGGACAGACTACGTAAGGAAGCACATCTTTAGAGCATAGGTTTTTCAGTATGCTTAGAGTACTAATCTGTTTTCAGATAAAACTGTGGAGTCACATTTTTACTGTTACATAACAAGGAGAAATGGACTAATTACACAGGAAATTTAATCACATtgagtatgtttacatgcacattaaTATTCCCCTGCTGTTCTCAATATGACAATAGTCTGAATGTGATACAGGTCAtgtaaaccagtggttcccaagaGGTTGCAATGCTGGGGTAGAGAAGCCCAAAAGAAAAACCCATTTATAACACATATATAGTTGGAggaagaaacacacctactttttaacatcataaaagacttggatatgaatgggtttttggatatgcacaAGTATCTTTTCTAGAAGGACGTTGAAGGACTGAAacagggaggctgtgtttgcacaCTAATATGTCCGCCACCGATAGGAAACCTTGCAAAAATCCTATCACAATGCATAGAAACAAAACAGCacaagcagctccagctgtttTACTTctccatattttgatgtgaaaaTCGCCATGCTGGGGAGCATTAATCGGAGTACGCATCGCTGCaggtaaacaggaatattagtggaatatttatTTCCATTAGCCATGTAATCAGCTTAGTAGGAAAACTGTCTTTTTCATAATAAGAGCAAAAACTGGAACATGtagtgcatgtaaacgtagtaaaaaatgtattcattcattgttccgtaaccgcttatcctgctCGGGGTTGTGGggcgctggagcctatcccagctgacagtgggtgggacagaggcagggtacaccctggacaggtcaccagactatcacagggctgacacatagagacaaccactcacgctcacattcacacctacagacaatttagagtcaccagttaacctgcatgtctttggactgtgggaggaagctggagtacctggagaaaacccacgctgacatggggagaacatgcaaactctgcacagaagggcctAAATGCAGCACTAAGCGTTACGGATCGTCCTTTGTCCCATCAGCTATCACTCAccttaaccagcagtgaccattAATGTCCATACCgacagtgtgtgatactggatACTGTGTTATGTATTGCTCTGTTTTGATGTACTCatgactactgtctgtatctcaaaTTGCCCCTCTGGGACATTAAAGTTTACCTTTCCTTACCTAACTTGAAATATGACTTCATTCGATGGTAATTCCATTTTAAAAAGAGATCAATCTATCCTTGTGAAGATTAAAACATCAGCCCACAAACAGTTTGCTGTCACACAGATAAGCACAGTGCTAGCAGCATTTCTGCATGCATTCATCCCTgtcttactttttatttatagcCTGATGTAATGTGTAAACCAGCCCACAGAAGGAGCCAAAGAGCTCTCAGCAGTGGATCTGAGGGGTGACTCACTTGCTCTGAAGCAGCATGTTGGACTGTCTGAGCAGGGAAACCTCTGGTCTCAGGCTCCTCTCGCTGTTAGTCAGGTTGCAGATGTGACTTCGCAGCTCCTGCTCACTCTGCCTGCTCACCTGCAGCTCACCCTTCAGCCTCCTCAGCTCCTGCTCCAGCCTGAAAGATAACAAAGGCAGGTTTTTAAGCACTGACTTCACCTTCACATGCCTAGTTTCAAACTCAAGTTAAAAGCTGCATACCTGGTCATCTGTTCAGTGTGGTGGTTCTGAGCTGCTGTGGCGCTCTTCTCCGTTACATCCCGGTTGGGGCTGACTGTCTTTGAGCTGGATCTCTGCTTCTTCTCAGTCCTCCCCGCAGGTGGCGAAGGAGTGTTCGTGCTGCCTCTGCGGGCTTTTGGTGAGGAGCTTTTAGCCGCCCGTGTGGCTTTGCTCCCTTGCTCATCTTGAGGTAGATTTTCTGGGGGTGTGGAGGATTCTGGTCCTCCTGCCCCAGAGTGGAGCAGATCTCTGGACTCACCAGTTTTGGATGATAACGGCCGCCGGTTTGATTCAACTGACCTCACTTCCTGTGCTCCTTTCTCTGTCGCTCTTTCCTCGCTGCGAATCTGGAGGCAGTCCATGGTGTGCACCTCATCGTGGGCCATGACAGCACCGTTCTGACATTGATACTGAGTCGACTCAGGCTTTATCTTCCATTTAGAGCCTGTGAGtataagcaaaaacaaaaaatgtcaataTCATCACTCTGCTATGATTTTAGTTCTGCTGtctttggtgtaaacaacagtGGCAACAGTTCACAGTTTGTTGTATTTAAGTAATATAAAGATTTGCTGCATTCAAAACGTTTCCCCTAAGCTGGATGGACTCATATGTATTACTTCCCTATCTGACCGTTTTTGGTATTTCTACCAGCAAACGATGCAGTTCGCGTTTTGTTGTACTGCCACATACCAACAACAAACCGATCTCGGAAACCATCAGTCATCAGTCTGACGATTATATGCTCCTGTAGCCAATATTTCGGAAGATGCTGGCAAAAACCCTCTCTTCTGTGCACAGGTCAATTCgactaatctctataaacagataaatTTAATTAAGCTAATATAAAGCTAAATCATTCTTTAGACGATGATGGGTTCCGAAACTGCATTTCGGCTAATGTCTTTTGCCCCTTCACATGTATTATTTACCTGCCATttaaacatgattggtcaatatgtTTCAGactacaaacaaaaccaaaatctAGTCCTGTTGCCTTTAGATTCtacatacatatgcagatatcggTTTATACAGATTAACAGCAACCTCACTGGAATTAACTTTATCCCACATAAATGGTAGAGGTCAGTTTTCTTTGTTCAATGAGCTATTCTTAACATATTCAAGAGATTCATCCTTGCAAAAAGCTGGAGGCATGAAGAGCTGATATAAAGGAGGACATTCATGAAGCAGACTGGGAAATGGCTTGTTTTAAGGCCCAAACCCAATCTATTTACACAAAATTTAAGCTATTACAATATAAAAGGCTACTGCAAAAACCCATTTTACACCCAGCAGGTTAAGTCGGTTGTTCCCTAATATCCCAGATATCGATGTGAAGTAGCCTTGTAATTGGAAAGGAAGTTCCTTTATGTGCCAAACTCTGTATATTGAGAATACACCCTGAGGACCCTGTTGTAACTTAGCAGCAGCCGCTGCTTATTGAGTTTGGACTTTTACAAGCCAGAAGGATAACTGGACTTTTATGGAAGAATATGGATACACCTTCCATTGGAATGAGGACAAGGGAACTGACAGCCTGTCTAGCTTTGGAGAGACGGACATATATGCTAATAAAGAAGGACAAGAACGTTATTAGGTTGTGGAGCCCTTATATGGACTTCTTGGAGACTCATGATTTTGAATAATTTGAAGCTTtttgcaaattattttttctttaattcgTTTGtgtacttttattattatttttttagtagttacttatttattttaattattgatttattttatttcattttattttgttttatttattcattctattcaattttttttcttcctgtcagGGTTGGGGATATTatattcattttctttgttgaaatgttattgttcacatttaatgttttaaaactcaataaaaaaaaattattcatttatttattatttattaaattcatttatttataaatttatTTAATTGCCAACAACATATTGTGATAAGTgattaatcattagcttttttttaaaattgaaaacatcaaacatttagtggttccagcttcttaaaagagagaatttgctgcttttctttgtcatttattaaagtaaatgaagggtcttatttatttatctacttTTATTATtcttacttttatattttagattacttatttattttatttattaattactttatttatttttcttcctgCCAGGGTTGGGGATATTACActtattttctttgttgaaaTGTTACCATTCATGTCTAATGTTTAATGTTTGCCAACTACATATTCTGATAACTGATTAATCATTAGCTATTTTTctatcaaaaatgtcaaacattcagAGGttccagctttttaaatgtgagaatttgctgcccTACTGCAGACACTTCCATGTTGGAAAAGAAACTGGTTGtctgtgtgaaatatttgcTGCTACTTTAGTGATGTCATCATTTTCACTTGGATGAAAAAGGAAGTAAGAATTCCTTCATTTCCGGAAATCGACTTTCTCTTTAAATGTTACATAAATCTCTGCAGGGATCTGCTCAGCATTAATTGCCTGGAGAGTCTGTGAATGACATATAGTTGTATTAATAGAAGTGTGAAAAAAATCTAGAGGATTTCACTTGAATATTAATAACAAACCAGCATTTTCACTTTTATAATTGTTGTTCTTAACACCCAGTTTCTCTGGTGGGTCTCTCCAACTGTTCACTTGGAATAAACACAGTGGGACTGAGTAGCTACTTTAAGCgatcacacaaacaaaagaatGCCAAACCTCTGATCTCATAAATTAGGAACATCCTGCAGAGTGTAAGAATGGTAGACACGCGTGTGTATTAATAGACGATGCAGAAGACTCACTGCCGCTGCCATCTGTGCCCGTCTTGGGGTAAACCTGCAGGCCTGGAGGGAGCGAGTGCTGCAGGAGGTGCATGTGGAAGTCATTCTCGCTCTGCACGGCTTTCTGTATGCGCAGCTTGAAAATGTTAGTGAAGTAGCAGGTGGCATCGAACCCCAGATACACCACAGGATATCCAATGCTGAATGTGAATACAAAGGGGGGAAAAGGCACAGTTAGAATATCTGTGCCACATTAAAAAGATACTAACACATCTTGGCTAGTAGATTATATATTAATGGTTCATCTATTCATAGTTCTGTGCACATTTCTACATCACACATGATTTGTGTGATTAGCTAGTGGCATAAAAGTGAATTTATTCCTTTAATGGTGCACAATAATCTAGGCCGATTCATTACGTCACACAGGGGATTAATAAaagtttcatattttttaattacagcCCAATTAATTTTATGTGAGATATCTCAATCCTGAAATTCTTCTAAGGGCAGACAGGATGATATTAACATACCAGTGTGCAGCAAAAAGATGAGACAGGTTGGCATGAGAGGTTTTAAGGTCCTTGAGTCGAAGTGAAGCCTCTGTGTACACAAGCAGGATCCACAGGGACACCGTTGATATGCAGATGCCTTTCTCTGcaggaaaatattttttaaaattagatGTGAAGTGAAGGAAAGAATATCCATCAAAATAGAATCACTGcttatttaattaaaatgtgacTAATCCACATACTCACCTGTGTGCCATATGTAATTGAACAACACATAGGTGCTGGCCACAAAGAACAGCCAGTGCAAAGgaacaaaaattaaacaaaagatGTCCAGAGTGAAGgcagcacaaacaaaaacaacacaaataacctgcaaaaaaacaacacaaaaacccTCATTAATTTCAGTTTAACGCACTGGATTCATTCTGTGGGATTATAATCATCATAATCATCTGTCTGGGCACACAATATGAAATCACACAGCGGGGGTTCTCACCAGCCCGTGGCAGTGGAAAGTGGTGTACACACTCCCGAAGAAGAGCCAGCATGGCCACAAGTACTCCAGTCTGAATTCGAGGATGAAATCTGCCAGCAGCACCAGCGTCCACATCATCATAAACTTCAGGAAGGTGTAcgcactgcaaacacacacatccttgTTATTATCATACACCAAACATCAGAGGGTGTGTGCATTCAGTTTGGACACAAGAATGAAATTTGTATCCAAGGTTCTGATTCtagcaaacaaaaacatgtttccgGACACAGCAAAGCCTCTTTGAGCCAAAGCATCAAACACACAGGAGCCAATTCAAGGCTGGGAATCAGATACACGTTGCTAGAACCTATAATTGAGCAGCTGCGTCTTAAAATTGCGGTCCGTCCTTTTCAGGCAGAGGCACCACGGAACAATGACTGTTCCCTCATTCGTTTTACGAGGCGTCCACGAGCCAAACAGGAGCTGTGGTTTCCTCCTTTGTTCTGTGCGTCCATAGACTGCTATCACATCACCCCTTCTTTGTTTGGTAACCATGGCAATATTTCatctggaggagagagagggagcaccACAGCATCCTATCGCACATGCAACTTTTAGAGCCTGCTTTTTTATTGTTACGGATATAAAGTGGAAGTGGATTTAtcttgtggacatttttaaatagataataaacaataaaaaaattataaaaagcGTTATTTTATCAAAAAAGTGAGAAAGAGCAGCTGCTTAAATACATCATATTAGCTCAAATTAGCCTTATGATGCTACTTTAAGAGcgtttttttattctatttcacTTTTATTCTACACATAACATTATtccacaacaacaaaagagcAATATTTAGTCTTTACGAGAAAAAGGCGAGCAAAAGGGAGGACTATTGTATCTGAAATTCTTCAAATACATGCAAATACATGTTGTATTATTatgaatgcattttaatttatctTACAGGTATTTTTAATTATAGCTGCCAAAAGTACAAGTTGTGCCACAATAAAAGCAAGAATTGTAGGCTGTATTTGATTGCAAAttcatgaaaacaaaagaagacagcTTGTATTGTCCAAAATACAATACATTTGACAGATTTGCATTTGCTGCCTTGCTCATGTGAAACAATGCACAATTAAAACAAGTGGTTTCCTTCTCCTGAGGCGGTCTTTTCTTGTCTGGACTCTGTCTAGACGCTTCAAATTAtgatttttaatgtgcaaaatgagctgctctgtttttagcctaataggaaaatacagtaaatattatCAGAGACAATTATAATTTGATAAATGTGAATAATTTGTGCATGATTGAGGAGACAGGAGGACACAGGAGACAGTGTGGAAGCAGATGTAAGAGCCTGAGGAGAAGCAGGCCGACGTCAACTCGCACAGCTGCTGATTTCCGTCTTTCTGTAAACAATTTGGGGCTGAAGTAAGTGGCACAACATCTCCACGCCTCTGTGTGCGCAGTTAAACCCGCAGTGAGGCGCGTTCAAACTCCAGCAGCCTGGGTGGATGTGAGATGTGAGACGGTGAGATGgagtgatgtgtgtgatgtgaggCAGACAGGTGAGAGCGGGATGACGACGGCTGAAATCTACACAAAGACGAGGCACCACAACAAAAGCAGCCTCCGCCAGCCAGCCAGGCGACGCGGCGCTGTTAGCTACCTCTCAGACAGCTTCTCCGTTATTTTCAGCTTTTTCATTTTCCGTAGCCTGCTCGCGTCCACATAGCGTTTCTTCATCTTATGGCTTCCGCTCCCTCCGTGCTGGTTGTTCTCACACCGCGGcggcagcagcggcggcggcggcggggACAGAAAGAGGAGCACGGATTTGCTGAAGAAGGTCCCTCCTtgtggaagaagaggaggatgtgcAGCTCAAcctgtgatgatgatgtctgCGAGCACATACAGGCGGCGGACGGTCGTTCTGCGCATGCTCAGAGGAGGTTGTACCTACAAGTGTTCATCGCAGGAGGGgagcaacacaacacactgtacacactgtaCCCAATATATGCtgcattcattatttatataacaacaataataatagtgcCAGCAGCACTAAACGTaatatatatttcaaaataCTATATCATATAATTATCACTGctattatatattatttcatTCCACTACATACTACATTAAAGTGGTGTAGttgtagttgatgaggtgggtgtgccactgggtagatgggtaggttactaaggaggaagtgggtacaCTCCCCTACATCCTCCTGAGactctgtgtcctcatatgaggacattacattttggggaTTACTGCACCTTACACTTCAGTCTGCATAACTTCGACTTGCTGTCCTCCTTTGTGGACAcattttgtgccatctagtggttgtaaaagcacaatacactaacaGATTATATTATTAATGGTTCGTCTATTCATACTGCAGTGCAAAGACAAAAGGCCTTAACTTCAATTTTGGGTTGAAAATGAGTTACTGTCATTTTTGGAACAATAAACATCAGTTCTGCACTTCTGACACACACCTTTAATACTTCAATACAGTGTACTTAACAAGTGTATTTAACAAAGGGCAATGCTATATATTACTGGCATAGCCAAATCAGCTGTAACTTTCAAATGTAAGAAATAGGAGGGAGGTAAagtgttattttatttcaaattagTACAATGATGAGGTTTTAAAATGATCCAGTAATGTACTATTGCAACCTTCAAAtgctcattattttttatttttaatattctgtTTATGTAATATTAAGCCTAACTAGACAAAAATCACTAAATTTTAGTTTAAGGTAACCATTGTTATCACAGGAAAATATTATACAAAGTGATAAAAATCCAAATGGGCAATATAATAGAAGTTAAGGTCTTTTGACTTTGTATGATCCATTATTGTTCTGCAGACAATGCAAAGGCAGAATACAGTAACTTCCGAataagggtcaaaggtcaagtttaAGCTTAAATTTTTTTGGTGGATAAATAacttcatttataaaaaaacaaaatgccaaTGTTCTACCTACAACTCATTTGGAGGGACaacaaaacaactttaaagtcatttttctcagtttcaCACTCTGGTGAGTTAAGGTCTTTTGCCTTTGTAGGGCAGCGATAGTTCTGTGCACTTTTGTAAATCACACATAATTGGGCATTAGTAGAATAAAAGTGAATTTATTCCTTTAATGGTGCACAATAATCTAGGCCGATTCATTAAATTACACAGGGGattaataaaagttaaatatttttttttattacagctCAATTAAATCTATGTGAGGTATCTCAATTCTGAAATTCTTCTAAGGGCAGACAGGATGATTTGGGTGATATTAACATACCAGTGTGCAGCAAAggaagaagtgggtatactctcctatatcctcctgagaccctgtgtcctcatatgaggagaTGGCATTTGGGGTTTACTCCACCTTATAGTCCATTCTCATTGAGGGTGAATATCCGCATGGATTATTCTtgcggaaaaatataaaagttgatttcatgggttcttatggaagtttgcacaccgggGCGGAACTTTCGTGCGGTTGTCGTTGATTCATTTTTTATACTGATCAGATCCTACTAATCctaaatagctaggagaaattaaaaatgtataccaaacaaaagctcaggtctcaggaggatatactccaatgcctttttgtttttgctgataGGTAGGTAGGTGTGCTGTAAATGCCGagaaaagaggtgggtataccctaTATACCTGCACataccctccactccaccactGCTGTATCCTCTTGAGACCCAAATTTTTGtctggtatgcatttttaatgttttctagCTAtgtgggatcagtaggacctgataagtataaaaactatTAATTCCCAGTGACTGTGGttaaattccccccaaaaataaattcctagtgtcttcaaacaagtacttcttaattaacagtgtcttagcttgtcactgttgctaaaattggtcaaatttgttgccatataaaactacaaactttattaataataaataaacaagtttcaaccataaaatgtgatcaagttttggaccttgttcacttttgtgtcaggatcggctgcagactgacttggtagagatggcggccatcttgtttttacatggattattgtgctcttactaccactagatggcataaaaaagtgtccacgaacgaggacaa is part of the Epinephelus fuscoguttatus linkage group LG11, E.fuscoguttatus.final_Chr_v1 genome and encodes:
- the si:dkey-12h9.6 gene encoding macoilin, producing the protein MKKRYVDASRLRKMKKLKITEKLSESAYTFLKFMMMWTLVLLADFILEFRLEYLWPCWLFFGSVYTTFHCHGLVICVVFVCAAFTLDIFCLIFVPLHWLFFVASTYVLFNYIWHTEKGICISTVSLWILLVYTEASLRLKDLKTSHANLSHLFAAHCIGYPVVYLGFDATCYFTNIFKLRIQKAVQSENDFHMHLLQHSLPPGLQVYPKTGTDGSGSSKWKIKPESTQYQCQNGAVMAHDEVHTMDCLQIRSEERATEKGAQEVRSVESNRRPLSSKTGESRDLLHSGAGGPESSTPPENLPQDEQGSKATRAAKSSSPKARRGSTNTPSPPAGRTEKKQRSSSKTVSPNRDVTEKSATAAQNHHTEQMTRLEQELRRLKGELQVSRQSEQELRSHICNLTNSERSLRPEVSLLRQSNMLLQSKILCLTKTKQRDKQSSAMLEKKTRAETEARLSFEKQLAELQAQKLEEAASTARSLTNRQEHCETQMLRKRVKDLETEYKQLQLECQVKQSRVVELESDVEALGKYRCVEKETDMLLSTLSAMQEKAQHLEYNLSAETRIKLDLFSALGDARRQLEIAQDKVMKQDREIKEMKQKIAEVMAVSPGVSYMAPRPPVPQYLTKLINSERYMLNPRALMYQCLKK